From one Bacteroides intestinalis DSM 17393 genomic stretch:
- the lipA gene encoding lipoyl synthase: MKDRVRKPEWLKISIGANERYTETKRIVDSHCLHTICSSGRCPNMGECWGKGTATFMIGGDICTRCCKFCNTQTGRPLPLDPNEPTHVAESIALMKLSHAVITSVDRDDLPDLGAAHWARTIQEIKRLNPETTVEVLIPDFQGRKELVAQVIEARPEIISHNMETVKRISPLVRSAAHYETSLEVIRQVAASGTTTKSGIMVGLGETPEEVEELMDDLRQAGCQILTIGQYLQPSHKHYPVAEYVTPTQFVSYKEQGLAKGFDQVESAPLVRSSYHAERQIRFYKKGTE; the protein is encoded by the coding sequence ATGAAAGATAGAGTACGTAAGCCCGAATGGCTCAAGATAAGCATTGGAGCCAACGAACGTTATACGGAAACCAAACGTATCGTTGACTCCCACTGCCTGCACACCATTTGCAGCAGCGGACGTTGCCCCAATATGGGCGAATGCTGGGGAAAAGGAACCGCCACCTTCATGATAGGAGGTGATATCTGTACCCGTTGCTGTAAATTTTGTAACACACAAACAGGCAGACCTTTGCCATTGGATCCGAATGAGCCTACTCATGTGGCTGAATCCATAGCATTGATGAAATTATCTCATGCAGTAATCACTTCCGTAGACCGGGACGATTTACCTGATCTCGGAGCCGCACATTGGGCACGTACCATTCAGGAAATCAAACGCCTCAACCCAGAGACGACAGTAGAAGTACTGATCCCCGATTTCCAAGGAAGAAAAGAATTGGTAGCTCAAGTTATTGAAGCCCGTCCGGAAATCATCTCCCACAACATGGAGACTGTAAAACGTATCAGTCCCCTGGTTCGCAGTGCTGCCCATTATGAAACAAGTCTGGAAGTTATACGCCAGGTAGCTGCAAGCGGAACAACTACCAAATCGGGTATTATGGTAGGACTGGGAGAGACACCGGAAGAAGTGGAAGAGTTGATGGATGACTTGCGCCAGGCAGGCTGCCAGATACTGACTATCGGCCAATACCTGCAACCCTCGCATAAGCATTATCCTGTGGCAGAATACGTTACTCCTACACAATTCGTTTCGTATAAAGAGCAAGGACTCGCTAAAGGTTTCGACCAGGTGGAGAGTGCACCGCTGGTGCGTTCTTCTTATCATGCCGAGAGACAAATTCGGTTCTATAAAAAAGGAACAGAATAA
- a CDS encoding enoyl-ACP reductase FabI: protein MSYNLLKGKRGIIFGALNEQSIAWKVAEKAVEEGAIITLSNTPVAVRMGEVSALADKLQCEVIPADATSVEDLENVFKRSMEVLGGPIDFVLHSIGMSPNVRKKRTYDDLDYDMLGKTLDISAVSFHKMIQAAKKLNAIADYGSILALSYVAAQRTFYGYNDMADAKALLESIARSFGYIYGREHNVRVNTISQSPTMTTAGSGVKGMDKLFDFANRMSPLGNASADECADYCIVMFSDLTRKVTMQNLFHDGGFSSVGMSLRAMATYEKGLDEYMDENGNIIYG, encoded by the coding sequence ATGAGTTACAATTTGTTGAAAGGAAAAAGAGGCATTATTTTCGGTGCTCTGAATGAGCAGTCCATTGCCTGGAAAGTAGCTGAAAAAGCTGTAGAAGAGGGTGCAATAATCACCTTGTCAAACACTCCGGTAGCAGTTCGCATGGGCGAAGTTTCTGCACTGGCAGATAAATTGCAATGTGAAGTTATCCCTGCTGACGCAACCAGCGTAGAAGATTTGGAAAATGTATTCAAACGCTCCATGGAAGTATTGGGCGGTCCAATTGATTTTGTACTTCACTCTATCGGTATGTCTCCGAACGTTCGTAAGAAACGCACATATGATGACCTGGATTATGATATGCTGGGTAAGACTCTTGATATTTCTGCCGTATCTTTCCATAAGATGATACAGGCGGCTAAAAAACTGAATGCAATTGCCGATTATGGTTCAATCCTTGCATTGAGTTATGTGGCTGCACAACGTACTTTCTACGGATACAACGATATGGCTGATGCAAAAGCATTGTTAGAGTCTATTGCGCGTAGTTTTGGTTATATCTATGGTCGTGAACATAATGTACGTGTCAATACCATTTCACAGTCTCCTACGATGACAACTGCCGGTTCCGGTGTGAAAGGTATGGATAAGTTGTTTGACTTTGCCAACCGTATGTCCCCACTGGGTAATGCATCGGCAGACGAATGTGCAGACTATTGTATCGTGATGTTCTCCGACTTGACTCGTAAGGTAACCATGCAGAACCTATTCCACGATGGTGGCTTTTCCAGCGTGGGCATGAGTTTGCGTGCTATGGCTACTTATGAAAAAGGGCTGGATGAATATATGGATGAGAATGGGAATATTATATACGGTTAA
- a CDS encoding SAM-dependent methyltransferase: METALYLLPVTLGDTPIETVLPSYNKEIILGIRHFIVEDVRSARRFLKKVDREIDIDALTFYPLNKYTSPEDISGYLKPLVAGQSMGVISEAGCPAVADPGADVVAIAQRKNLKVVPLVGPSSIIMSVMGSGFNGQSFAFHGYLPIEPGERAKKLKTLEQRVYAEQQTQLFIETPYRNNKMVEDILSNCRPQTKLCIAANITCEGEYIKTKTVKEWQGKVPDLSKIPCIFLLYK; encoded by the coding sequence GTGGAAACTGCTCTTTATCTTTTACCTGTTACTTTAGGTGATACGCCGATTGAAACGGTATTGCCTTCTTATAATAAGGAAATTATTTTAGGTATTCGTCATTTCATAGTGGAGGATGTGCGCTCTGCGCGTCGTTTTCTGAAGAAAGTGGATCGGGAAATAGATATTGATGCGTTAACTTTTTATCCGTTGAATAAATATACTTCGCCTGAAGATATTTCCGGTTACTTGAAACCATTGGTAGCAGGGCAGTCCATGGGAGTGATTTCTGAGGCTGGTTGTCCGGCTGTGGCTGATCCGGGAGCGGATGTAGTAGCGATTGCACAGCGAAAGAATTTAAAGGTGGTTCCTTTGGTGGGCCCTTCTTCCATAATCATGTCTGTGATGGGGTCAGGCTTTAATGGACAAAGTTTTGCTTTCCATGGTTACCTTCCTATTGAACCGGGCGAACGTGCTAAAAAACTAAAGACTCTGGAACAACGGGTCTATGCTGAACAGCAAACCCAACTTTTTATTGAAACTCCTTATCGCAATAATAAAATGGTGGAAGATATCCTGAGTAACTGTCGACCGCAAACCAAACTCTGTATTGCTGCAAATATTACGTGTGAGGGAGAGTATATCAAAACCAAGACTGTAAAAGAGTGGCAAGGTAAAGTACCTGATCTTTCTAAAATTCCTTGTATTTTTCTCTTGTATAAATAA